The following proteins come from a genomic window of Thiothrix winogradskyi:
- the csm4 gene encoding type III-A CRISPR-associated RAMP protein Csm4, producing the protein MQTLTLTLRPLSAFGTLPLGDTLFGQLCWLLRDGMGEGKLTELLDGYTTGKPFAVVSDALPHGYVPRPNVPLYFFQPIEDADRKAVKKQAWLPLSALDKPFADWLSVCEAKDFIEEHLQQHNSISRLTGTTGDGFAPYALDQHWYKADTLLDVHVVFDESKLTADALKEFFEQMGNVGFGRDASVGLGKFEVQATTTQAMPANPNANAVLTLAPSAPQGLNFDAANSYYQLFTRFGRHGGQAVQAGKPFKTPVLMAKTGAVFSSAQFSATTTFIGQGLGGNGQLSKQIPETVQQGYAPVIPIHFDPVEQA; encoded by the coding sequence ATGCAAACACTGACCCTGACATTACGCCCGCTGTCTGCCTTCGGCACATTGCCGTTGGGTGACACATTGTTTGGGCAGTTGTGCTGGTTATTGCGGGATGGCATGGGCGAAGGCAAGTTAACAGAATTGCTGGACGGTTACACGACTGGCAAGCCGTTTGCGGTGGTATCCGATGCCTTGCCACACGGTTATGTACCACGCCCGAATGTACCGCTGTATTTCTTCCAGCCAATCGAAGATGCCGACCGTAAAGCCGTGAAAAAGCAGGCTTGGCTACCATTGAGCGCACTCGACAAACCTTTTGCCGACTGGTTGTCAGTGTGTGAAGCCAAGGATTTCATTGAAGAACACCTTCAGCAACACAACAGTATCAGCCGTTTAACGGGAACAACCGGGGACGGTTTTGCCCCCTATGCGCTGGATCAACACTGGTACAAAGCAGATACCTTGCTGGATGTGCACGTGGTGTTCGATGAAAGCAAATTGACGGCTGATGCACTTAAAGAGTTTTTCGAGCAAATGGGGAATGTGGGTTTCGGACGTGATGCCAGCGTTGGTTTGGGCAAATTTGAAGTGCAGGCAACGACCACTCAAGCCATGCCAGCCAATCCAAACGCTAATGCTGTGCTGACGCTTGCCCCCAGTGCGCCGCAAGGTTTGAACTTTGATGCAGCCAACAGCTATTACCAGCTTTTCACCCGTTTCGGACGACACGGTGGGCAGGCGGTACAAGCGGGCAAACCGTTCAAAACACCTGTGTTAATGGCAAAAACAGGCGCAGTCTTCAGTTCAGCACAATTCAGTGCAACGACTACGTTTATCGGGCAAGGGCTGGGTGGGAACGGGCAATTATCCAAACAGATTCCTGAAACGGTGCAACAAGGCTA
- the csm3 gene encoding type III-A CRISPR-associated RAMP protein Csm3 has product MQLTNIQLLQGKIRLLTGLHIGAGSEEMHIGGTDNPVIKNPLTGQPYIPGSSLKGKMRSLLEWQLGVVSLTEGKPLSFKHITKTPNQAAAKQLLKLFGGSPDPSNDEKLIAEIGPTRLAFWDCSLNQDWAKREVSDKNRLFTETKMENTIDRIQGVAQHPRNTERVPAGAEFDFKLTLKVHDGEDLSDMLFQGLKLIELTGLGGSLSRGYGKIEFVDLKLGSTDVQAKLDAVTFGEAA; this is encoded by the coding sequence ATGCAATTGACCAATATCCAACTTCTGCAAGGCAAAATCCGCCTGTTGACTGGCTTGCACATCGGCGCAGGCAGTGAAGAAATGCACATCGGTGGTACGGATAATCCCGTCATCAAGAACCCGTTGACTGGGCAACCGTATATTCCCGGCTCCAGTTTGAAAGGCAAAATGCGTAGCCTACTCGAATGGCAACTGGGTGTGGTTAGCTTGACCGAAGGCAAACCGTTGAGCTTTAAACACATCACCAAAACCCCGAATCAGGCAGCAGCCAAGCAATTGCTGAAACTGTTTGGTGGTTCGCCCGATCCGTCCAATGACGAAAAACTGATTGCAGAAATCGGCCCCACCCGTCTGGCATTCTGGGATTGCTCACTGAATCAGGACTGGGCAAAACGTGAAGTATCCGACAAAAACCGTCTGTTCACTGAAACCAAAATGGAAAACACCATTGACCGTATCCAAGGTGTCGCGCAACACCCGCGTAATACCGAACGTGTTCCAGCAGGTGCAGAATTCGATTTCAAACTGACACTGAAAGTACATGACGGCGAAGACCTGAGCGATATGCTATTCCAAGGTTTGAAGCTGATTGAGTTGACTGGCTTGGGTGGTTCATTGTCACGCGGTTACGGCAAGATCGAATTCGTTGACCTCAAGCTGGGTAGCACCGACGTGCAAGCCAAATTGGATGCCGTGACTTTCGGTGAGGCAGCCTGA
- the csm2 gene encoding type III-A CRISPR-associated protein Csm2, whose product MSGYKNDRRNTGWDEPKPTLETSSIKFNPTDLDPELFNGIALNTAKTLAATGREQNKSTQIRRFYDELLMWEAKVTQNPEKFGEYLPFIRMLNAKAAYAEGRKHVDNNFTAFMQHCLQQVTDDKTLRIFKLFFEAMLGFYKLEKKD is encoded by the coding sequence ATGAGCGGATATAAAAATGATCGGCGGAATACCGGCTGGGATGAACCCAAGCCCACGCTGGAAACTTCAAGCATCAAGTTCAATCCGACTGATCTTGATCCAGAGTTATTCAACGGCATTGCCTTGAACACGGCAAAAACTTTGGCGGCAACTGGGCGTGAACAGAACAAGTCCACGCAAATCCGGCGTTTCTACGATGAATTGCTGATGTGGGAAGCCAAGGTTACGCAGAACCCGGAAAAGTTTGGCGAATACCTGCCCTTCATCCGCATGTTGAATGCCAAAGCCGCCTATGCGGAAGGACGCAAGCATGTGGATAACAACTTTACCGCCTTCATGCAACACTGCCTGCAACAAGTGACCGACGACAAGACACTACGCATCTTCAAGCTGTTTTTTGAAGCGATGCTGGGCTTTTACAAACTGGAAAAGAAAGACTGA
- the cas10 gene encoding type III-A CRISPR-associated protein Cas10/Csm1, with product MPDKHLLNASSRVALAAFLHDLGKFAERARIEEAHQKDTDGNQRRDLNVQLYCPKYNERHTHIHAAYTAIGFDLLEQHMPDLVGDDMTPFKPWKDRDADDSLINAAAMHHKPGTFLQWVIATADRVASGFEREKFEDYNKLADDEKAKLNHYTTRQLTLLEQIRLDGKPPKKEDLKYRYALKPLTVDSLFPQKKEQCEPEGNNTKAQAEYKALWQDFREALTKIPDAHRKNLPLWLDHFDTLWQVYAHAIPAATVSPMNQNIKADVSLYDHSKTTAALAVGLWRYHQETGQETGKLEDWDTNKFLLIQGDFFGIQDFIFASGGETRKRAAKLLRGRSFYVSLLMECAALKIMDVLGLPSTSQVTNAAGKFLIVAPNTPDTIQKLEKVQHELNQWFIDHTFGQSGVGLAWLPAACNDFTQGKFSDLMKRLFEQLEKVKLRRFDLCATQAPMVFDEFLDAFDNNKTVCAIDGRSPGIVALEDKWISRLAADQIKVGQYLTGFKRLLITRDDLNHNTLKLPIFGFHVSFTKSEDITGKFGQLARQANLLRAFDFSLPDTADKALWKGYARRAINAWIPRFTKADFDTFDKYTDTDEIYEKTEGETKTLNHLADEDQWMDEKGDWIGISALMTLKGDVDNLGIIFQRGIGAPSFAKMAALSRQMNAFFSIWLPYLCQKEFPNTYTVFAGGDDFFLIGPWRSTMKLAQRMQVEFKRYVGENPDVHFSAGLSITKPGLPINYLADMAEAALDKAKSYNFDPKKDKAAPKNAVTCFGHSASWEHFNDLLECAEQLNVIRKDFDLSTGYLYGLLNLTSLAEDRSKPANAVWHSRFAYRTYRMLETRRRDGRKLDETERRRLQAELSLAIANQGIEKHKGNYRIALFTHIYQHRR from the coding sequence ATGCCAGATAAGCACTTGTTGAATGCGTCCAGCCGGGTTGCATTAGCGGCGTTTTTGCACGACTTGGGGAAGTTTGCAGAACGAGCGCGTATCGAAGAAGCCCATCAAAAAGACACGGATGGCAACCAGCGCCGCGACTTGAATGTGCAGCTTTATTGCCCGAAGTATAACGAACGGCATACCCACATCCATGCGGCTTACACGGCGATTGGTTTTGATCTGCTGGAACAGCACATGCCCGATTTAGTCGGGGATGACATGACTCCGTTCAAACCGTGGAAAGATCGGGATGCGGATGATTCGCTGATCAATGCAGCGGCGATGCACCATAAGCCAGGGACGTTTCTGCAATGGGTGATTGCCACGGCGGATCGAGTGGCTTCGGGTTTTGAGCGTGAGAAGTTTGAGGATTACAACAAACTTGCCGATGATGAAAAAGCCAAACTCAATCATTACACCACCCGCCAGTTAACCCTATTGGAACAAATTCGGCTGGATGGTAAACCACCGAAAAAAGAAGACTTAAAATACCGTTACGCCCTCAAACCACTGACGGTTGATAGCCTGTTCCCGCAGAAAAAAGAACAGTGTGAACCCGAAGGCAACAACACCAAGGCACAGGCAGAATACAAGGCATTGTGGCAAGATTTCCGTGAAGCATTGACCAAGATTCCTGATGCTCACCGCAAAAATCTACCGTTATGGTTAGACCATTTCGATACGCTTTGGCAGGTGTACGCCCATGCCATCCCGGCGGCTACCGTGTCGCCGATGAATCAGAACATCAAGGCGGATGTGTCACTGTATGACCATTCCAAAACCACCGCAGCGTTGGCTGTTGGTTTGTGGCGTTATCATCAGGAAACAGGGCAAGAAACGGGCAAGCTGGAAGATTGGGATACCAACAAATTCCTGCTGATACAGGGTGATTTTTTCGGTATTCAAGACTTCATCTTTGCCAGTGGCGGCGAAACTCGCAAACGGGCGGCAAAGCTGTTGCGTGGGCGTTCATTCTATGTGTCCTTGCTGATGGAGTGTGCAGCGCTCAAGATTATGGATGTGCTGGGTTTGCCATCTACCAGCCAAGTAACTAATGCGGCGGGTAAATTCCTGATCGTTGCACCGAATACGCCAGACACCATCCAAAAACTCGAAAAGGTGCAACACGAACTGAATCAGTGGTTCATTGATCATACCTTCGGGCAATCGGGTGTAGGATTGGCGTGGCTGCCTGCTGCGTGCAATGACTTCACCCAAGGCAAATTCAGCGACTTGATGAAACGGCTGTTTGAGCAATTGGAAAAGGTCAAACTGCGCCGTTTTGATTTGTGTGCTACTCAAGCACCTATGGTGTTTGATGAGTTCTTGGATGCGTTCGATAACAATAAAACCGTTTGTGCGATTGATGGGCGTTCACCCGGTATCGTGGCACTTGAAGATAAATGGATTAGCCGTCTTGCTGCCGATCAAATCAAGGTAGGGCAATACCTGACCGGCTTCAAACGCTTGCTAATAACTCGCGATGACTTGAACCATAACACCCTGAAACTACCGATTTTTGGTTTCCATGTCAGCTTCACCAAAAGCGAAGATATTACCGGTAAGTTTGGGCAACTGGCACGGCAAGCAAACCTGTTACGTGCTTTCGATTTTTCCTTACCGGATACCGCCGACAAAGCACTATGGAAAGGCTATGCCCGCCGAGCCATCAATGCTTGGATTCCGCGCTTCACCAAAGCTGATTTCGACACCTTCGACAAATATACCGATACCGACGAAATCTATGAGAAGACTGAGGGTGAAACCAAAACACTCAACCATCTTGCCGATGAAGATCAATGGATGGATGAAAAAGGCGACTGGATCGGTATCAGTGCTTTGATGACCTTGAAAGGTGATGTGGATAACCTCGGTATCATTTTTCAACGCGGTATTGGTGCGCCCAGCTTCGCCAAAATGGCGGCTTTGTCGCGCCAAATGAATGCGTTTTTCTCTATCTGGTTGCCGTATTTGTGCCAGAAAGAATTCCCGAACACTTACACCGTGTTTGCAGGTGGGGATGACTTTTTCCTCATCGGGCCGTGGCGTTCCACCATGAAACTGGCGCAGCGGATGCAGGTGGAATTCAAGCGCTATGTTGGTGAAAACCCCGATGTGCATTTCTCGGCGGGGCTTTCCATCACCAAACCGGGCTTGCCGATCAATTATCTGGCAGACATGGCAGAAGCGGCATTGGACAAGGCGAAATCCTATAATTTCGACCCCAAAAAAGATAAAGCTGCCCCCAAAAATGCTGTGACCTGTTTTGGTCATTCTGCAAGTTGGGAGCATTTCAATGATCTGCTGGAGTGTGCCGAACAACTGAATGTCATACGTAAGGATTTTGACCTTAGCACCGGCTACTTATACGGGTTGTTAAACCTCACCAGTCTTGCCGAAGATCGCAGCAAACCGGCAAACGCCGTTTGGCATTCACGCTTTGCTTACCGCACTTACCGAATGCTGGAAACCCGCCGTCGGGATGGACGCAAGCTGGATGAAACCGAGCGCAGACGTTTACAAGCCGAATTGAGTCTGGCAATCGCCAATCAAGGCATCGAAAAACACAAGGGTAACTACCGCATCGCTTTGTTTACCCACATCTATCAACATCGGAGATAA
- the csm6 gene encoding CRISPR-associated ring nuclease Csm6 yields the protein MTTPDPTQPHTYPRRILLAVAANSPQIVTETVYALTQHTTPACMPTEVHIITTRQGEPFVRQLVCGTQPGWLAKLCADYALPAPACDPSHIHLITDAAGQALDDIRTHRDNTHAADCITRIVQQLTADPHSQLTVSLSGGRRTMTFYAGYALSLLGRAQDRLTHVLVDEEYFFHHEFFYPPPRSVWVVRDDGSGFDASKVEVTLADIPFVRLREGLPQDLLQGSSSFSATIAAAQRRFDPAQVRLDWQRASLTCGGIPVSMPPVQLAFYAWMLQRRANDLPPIHWTSTETPDLASQFLTVYARLHGQTGSYEQVALALRDGITKAWFDERKSNTHKALRAALGHAAAEVYLLHPHGKKPRTCFGLTLAVSALELV from the coding sequence ATGACAACCCCCGACCCCACCCAACCGCACACTTACCCGCGCCGTATTTTGCTGGCGGTGGCAGCGAATTCCCCGCAAATTGTCACCGAAACCGTTTACGCCCTCACCCAACACACCACGCCCGCGTGTATGCCCACCGAAGTCCACATTATCACCACCCGCCAAGGTGAGCCGTTTGTGCGCCAATTGGTGTGCGGCACACAACCCGGCTGGCTGGCGAAACTGTGCGCGGATTATGCCCTACCCGCCCCCGCTTGCGACCCCTCGCACATCCACCTGATTACGGATGCAGCGGGGCAAGCGCTCGACGACATTCGTACCCACCGCGACAATACCCACGCCGCCGATTGCATCACCCGCATTGTGCAACAACTGACCGCCGACCCGCACAGCCAACTTACCGTGTCGCTTTCCGGCGGGCGACGCACCATGACGTTTTACGCTGGCTACGCGCTCTCGCTATTGGGCAGGGCGCAAGACCGCCTCACTCATGTGCTGGTCGATGAGGAGTATTTTTTTCACCACGAATTCTTTTACCCACCGCCGCGCAGTGTGTGGGTGGTGCGTGACGATGGCTCTGGTTTTGATGCCAGCAAGGTGGAAGTGACGTTGGCGGACATTCCGTTTGTGCGCCTGCGGGAAGGTTTGCCGCAAGACCTGTTGCAAGGCAGCAGCAGTTTCAGTGCTACGATTGCGGCGGCGCAACGCCGTTTTGACCCCGCACAGGTGCGCCTCGACTGGCAACGCGCCAGCCTTACTTGTGGCGGAATTCCCGTCTCTATGCCGCCGGTGCAACTCGCGTTTTATGCGTGGATGTTGCAACGCCGTGCCAACGATTTACCCCCTATTCACTGGACTAGCACCGAAACCCCCGACCTCGCCAGCCAGTTCCTCACCGTTTATGCCCGCCTGCACGGGCAAACCGGCAGCTACGAACAAGTGGCGCTGGCGTTGCGTGACGGCATCACCAAGGCGTGGTTTGACGAACGCAAATCGAATACCCATAAGGCGTTACGCGCCGCGCTCGGTCATGCTGCGGCAGAGGTGTATTTGCTGCACCCGCATGGGAAAAAGCCGCGCACTTGTTTTGGGCTGACGTTGGCGGTGAGTGCGCTGGAGCTGGTGTGA
- a CDS encoding Uma2 family endonuclease yields MQFQFSQLSFPENAEVVINDVSWADFERFMDELGDRSSLRISFNQMRMHVIAPSVGHEMPKVYIGDFISYLLEKQELDFESLGSVTLHKQSVQKAVEADQCFYIEHAAAIRGKRQISLDSDPPPDLAVEIDIYSPTDRALYAALGVPELWIYDGKQLVIWVLQAGEYHAVEFSPHFPGLALREKIPALLSLAEREGRMVAMKAFRAWVGENL; encoded by the coding sequence ATGCAGTTTCAGTTTAGTCAGCTTAGCTTTCCAGAAAATGCTGAAGTGGTGATTAATGATGTGTCTTGGGCGGATTTCGAGCGCTTCATGGATGAATTGGGGGACAGGAGCAGTCTACGCATTTCTTTCAATCAGATGCGTATGCATGTAATCGCACCGTCAGTCGGGCATGAGATGCCGAAAGTGTATATTGGTGACTTCATCAGCTATTTATTGGAAAAACAAGAGCTTGATTTTGAATCGCTGGGGTCTGTTACCTTGCATAAACAATCCGTGCAAAAGGCGGTGGAAGCGGATCAATGCTTTTATATTGAACATGCCGCTGCGATTCGAGGCAAACGGCAGATTAGTCTGGATAGTGACCCGCCACCGGATTTGGCAGTGGAAATCGACATTTATTCACCAACAGATCGGGCGTTGTACGCGGCGCTGGGTGTGCCGGAGTTATGGATATACGATGGCAAGCAGTTGGTGATTTGGGTATTGCAGGCGGGTGAATATCATGCCGTTGAATTTAGCCCGCATTTTCCGGGGTTAGCATTGCGGGAAAAAATCCCGGCATTGCTGAGCTTGGCAGAACGTGAGGGGCGCATGGTGGCGATGAAGGCGTTTCGCGCTTGGGTGGGAGAAAATCTCTAG
- the cas6 gene encoding CRISPR system precrRNA processing endoribonuclease RAMP protein Cas6 codes for MIPDFSLPIARYRLRLRALTPIQFPAYAGSTWRGAFGHALRRTVCITREPDCRQCLLWRSCVYSQVFETPAGHGPLLEKINAAPHPYIMQPLATSGQHYAPGEVFSLELSLLGAAIGHLPYLIHAMQQVGERGIGKGDGRYALVAVEQEVAPGAGEWAQIQAAGGSLQALVGVVPLIPPMPERVQVRLLTPLRLLQEGTPIRSSRFTFQLFINALMRRISLLHAYHAEVELPGDFKALSQQAAAVTLGNADLRWHEWSRYSNRQQNHVQMGGLVGSFTLELAGLEDFWPWLWLGQWVHAGKGAVMGMGGYALDCYTGEKAI; via the coding sequence ATGATCCCCGATTTTAGCCTGCCGATTGCCCGTTACCGTTTGCGGTTGCGGGCGCTGACCCCGATTCAATTCCCTGCTTATGCTGGCTCGACTTGGCGCGGTGCGTTTGGTCATGCCTTACGGCGCACAGTGTGTATTACCCGTGAGCCGGATTGTCGCCAGTGTTTGTTGTGGCGTTCCTGTGTTTACAGTCAGGTGTTTGAAACGCCAGCGGGGCATGGGCCATTGCTGGAAAAGATTAATGCCGCGCCCCACCCGTATATTATGCAGCCCTTGGCAACATCGGGGCAGCACTATGCGCCGGGGGAAGTGTTTTCGCTGGAATTGAGTTTGCTGGGTGCGGCGATTGGGCATTTGCCGTATTTAATCCATGCGATGCAACAGGTGGGAGAACGCGGGATCGGCAAGGGTGATGGGCGTTATGCGCTGGTGGCGGTGGAGCAGGAAGTTGCACCGGGCGCGGGCGAATGGGCGCAGATTCAGGCGGCGGGGGGAAGTTTGCAGGCGTTAGTGGGGGTTGTGCCGTTGATTCCGCCAATGCCGGAAAGGGTGCAGGTGCGCTTGTTGACGCCGTTGCGCTTGTTGCAGGAAGGTACGCCGATACGTAGCAGCCGGTTTACGTTTCAGTTGTTTATCAATGCGTTGATGCGGCGGATTTCGTTATTGCACGCTTATCATGCGGAAGTGGAATTGCCGGGCGATTTCAAAGCACTGAGCCAGCAAGCGGCAGCGGTGACGTTGGGGAATGCGGATTTGCGTTGGCATGAGTGGTCGCGTTATTCCAACCGGCAGCAGAACCATGTGCAAATGGGCGGGCTGGTGGGGAGCTTTACGCTGGAGCTGGCGGGGCTGGAGGATTTCTGGCCGTGGCTGTGGTTGGGGCAGTGGGTACACGCGGGGAAAGGTGCGGTGATGGGCATGGGCGGGTATGCGCTTGACTGCTATACTGGGGAAAAGGCGATTTGA
- the phaR gene encoding polyhydroxyalkanoate synthesis repressor PhaR, with product MAEERIIKKYPNRRLYDTNQSCYITLSDVRDLVLAETPFKVIDRQSGDDITRSILLQIIMEQEAGGQPLFSTDILAQFIRNYSDATRKGFMEYMEQSVGLFSRQQTAMQEQMHKVLAGTPLDTWMKMGEQNMETWKKMQESILGNVKPKK from the coding sequence ATGGCAGAAGAACGCATTATTAAAAAATACCCGAATCGCCGCTTATATGACACTAACCAAAGTTGTTATATCACGTTGAGTGACGTGCGCGATTTGGTCTTGGCGGAAACGCCGTTCAAAGTGATCGACCGTCAGTCCGGCGATGACATTACTCGCAGTATCTTGCTGCAAATCATTATGGAACAGGAAGCGGGCGGACAACCCTTGTTCAGCACCGATATTCTGGCGCAATTTATCCGCAATTACAGTGACGCAACCCGCAAGGGCTTTATGGAATACATGGAGCAAAGCGTCGGTCTATTTAGCCGCCAGCAAACGGCGATGCAGGAGCAAATGCACAAAGTACTCGCTGGTACGCCGCTGGATACTTGGATGAAGATGGGCGAACAAAATATGGAAACCTGGAAAAAAATGCAGGAAAGCATTTTAGGTAACGTAAAGCCGAAGAAATGA
- the phbB gene encoding acetoacetyl-CoA reductase, producing the protein MSKVALVTGGTGGIGNAICKQFAADGYKVVTTYFEPEEQAKAWQAKQDYEVAIYPCDVSSYDDCVKLKESVIADFGQVDIIVNCAGITRDATFKKITPAHWAAVMKTNLDSVFNVTHQFVNEMADRGFGRVINISSVNGQKGQFGQTNYSAAKAGVHGFSMALAQEVARKGVTINTLSPGYIATEMVMAIAEDVRNKIIAQIPVGRLGTPEEMAAIVSFLASDKAGFITGANISANGGQFIH; encoded by the coding sequence ATGAGTAAAGTTGCACTGGTAACAGGCGGTACTGGCGGTATTGGTAACGCGATTTGCAAGCAATTCGCAGCAGATGGTTACAAAGTTGTCACCACCTATTTCGAGCCAGAAGAGCAAGCCAAAGCATGGCAAGCCAAGCAAGATTATGAAGTCGCGATCTACCCTTGCGATGTGAGCAGCTATGACGATTGCGTGAAACTGAAAGAATCCGTGATTGCTGATTTCGGTCAAGTTGACATTATCGTTAACTGCGCGGGCATCACCCGTGACGCAACCTTCAAGAAAATCACCCCAGCACATTGGGCTGCGGTCATGAAAACCAACCTCGACAGCGTGTTCAACGTGACCCACCAGTTCGTGAACGAAATGGCTGACCGTGGCTTTGGTCGCGTCATCAACATTTCTTCCGTCAACGGTCAGAAAGGTCAGTTTGGTCAAACCAACTACAGCGCTGCGAAAGCGGGCGTACACGGTTTCAGCATGGCGCTGGCACAAGAAGTGGCTCGTAAAGGCGTAACCATCAACACCTTGTCACCGGGCTACATTGCTACTGAAATGGTTATGGCAATCGCCGAAGACGTGCGTAACAAAATCATTGCGCAAATCCCTGTGGGTCGTTTGGGTACTCCAGAAGAAATGGCGGCAATCGTCTCCTTCTTAGCATCCGACAAAGCGGGCTTCATTACCGGCGCGAACATCTCTGCCAACGGCGGTCAGTTCATTCACTAA
- a CDS encoding acetyl-CoA C-acetyltransferase produces the protein MREDIVIVAAGRTALGTFGGSLAAIPASELGATVIKGLLERSGLKPEQINEVILGQVLTAGVGQNPARQTVLSAGLPVEVPAMTINKVCGSGLKAVHLAYQAVACGDADIVIAGGQETMSASTHVVPNSRNGQKMGDWKMVDTMIKDGLWCAFNDCHMGITAENIAAQYGFSREAQDEFAASSQQKTEAAQNAGVFDNEIIPVVIPQRKGDPLVFAKDEFPRAGTTAASLGKLRPAFKKDGTVTAGNASGINDGAAAVIVMTAAKAAELGLTPMARIVSFSSAGVDPAIMGTGPIPATTKCLEKAGWSVADLDLIEANEAFAAQAMSVNESLGFDLSKVNVSGGAISLGHPIGASGARVLVTLLHGMKRTGAKKGLATLCIGGGQGVAMAVEAV, from the coding sequence ATGCGCGAAGATATTGTGATCGTAGCCGCTGGCAGAACTGCACTTGGCACTTTTGGTGGTTCACTCGCTGCCATTCCGGCTTCCGAACTCGGCGCAACGGTCATTAAAGGCTTGCTGGAACGTTCTGGTTTGAAACCTGAGCAAATCAACGAAGTCATTCTGGGTCAAGTATTGACGGCTGGTGTAGGTCAAAATCCGGCACGTCAAACGGTACTGTCTGCTGGTTTACCCGTTGAAGTTCCAGCAATGACGATCAACAAAGTCTGTGGCAGTGGTTTAAAAGCAGTGCATCTGGCGTATCAAGCGGTCGCTTGCGGCGATGCTGACATCGTAATCGCGGGCGGTCAGGAAACCATGAGTGCTTCCACACACGTTGTGCCTAATTCACGTAACGGTCAGAAAATGGGCGACTGGAAAATGGTCGACACCATGATCAAAGACGGTCTGTGGTGCGCGTTCAACGATTGCCACATGGGCATCACTGCGGAAAATATCGCCGCGCAATACGGTTTCAGCCGTGAAGCACAAGACGAATTCGCTGCCAGCTCCCAGCAAAAAACCGAAGCCGCACAAAATGCTGGCGTGTTTGATAACGAAATCATCCCCGTGGTGATTCCACAGCGCAAAGGCGACCCTTTGGTATTTGCCAAGGATGAATTCCCACGCGCTGGCACAACCGCTGCTTCCCTCGGCAAACTTCGTCCTGCTTTCAAGAAAGATGGTACAGTGACAGCGGGCAATGCTTCCGGCATCAACGACGGCGCGGCAGCGGTTATCGTGATGACAGCCGCCAAAGCGGCTGAGTTGGGTTTAACCCCAATGGCTCGCATTGTAAGTTTCTCCAGCGCAGGCGTTGACCCGGCAATCATGGGTACTGGTCCTATCCCAGCAACCACCAAATGTCTGGAAAAAGCAGGCTGGAGCGTGGCTGACCTCGACCTGATCGAAGCGAATGAAGCATTTGCCGCGCAAGCCATGTCAGTTAACGAAAGCCTTGGCTTTGACCTGAGCAAGGTTAACGTCAGTGGCGGCGCGATTTCACTGGGTCATCCGATTGGTGCATCCGGTGCGCGGGTACTAGTCACGCTGCTGCACGGCATGAAGCGTACTGGCGCGAAAAAAGGTCTGGCAACACTGTGTATCGGTGGTGGTCAGGGTGTAGCGATGGCGGTTGAAGCGGTTTAA